From one Silvibacterium dinghuense genomic stretch:
- a CDS encoding nucleotide exchange factor GrpE encodes METVLDSNNNPLEERIRELEERVRQEHDLYLRALADFDNYRRRIDRERTNTVSTAKREILLPLLEVLDGLELALHHAEDAASPLTQGVRAIQRRFLSLLEHHKVETIQSVGEPFDPRVHEAIDSVPSEEHPSGTIVEEVQRGYRLGDDLLRPARVRVAA; translated from the coding sequence ATGGAAACGGTGCTGGATAGTAATAATAATCCGCTCGAGGAGCGTATTCGTGAACTCGAGGAGAGGGTTCGCCAGGAGCACGATTTGTATCTCCGTGCCCTGGCGGACTTCGATAACTACAGGCGACGGATTGATCGGGAGCGGACTAATACGGTTTCAACCGCGAAGCGTGAGATCCTTCTCCCGCTCCTGGAAGTGCTCGACGGACTCGAACTCGCTCTGCATCACGCGGAAGATGCTGCCTCTCCGTTAACGCAGGGAGTTCGCGCCATACAGCGCAGGTTCCTCAGTCTGCTGGAGCATCATAAGGTCGAAACGATCCAGAGTGTCGGCGAACCTTTTGATCCCCGTGTGCATGAAGCCATTGACTCTGTGCCCAGCGAGGAGCATCCTTCGGGAACCATCGTTGAAGAGGTCCAGCGCGGCTACCGGCTCGGTGATGATCTGCTGAGACCTGCCCGCGTGCGAGTTGCGGCTTAA
- a CDS encoding chaperone modulator CbpM, giving the protein MQSYAIVLRRREGSELTLEDLALHADVHPALISQFIEFGLITPIRRNEIELLFDPAAAPRLRKIVRLRRSLGINLAGISVVLDLLDKLSLVQLENEALRRRG; this is encoded by the coding sequence ATGCAGTCATACGCCATTGTTCTTCGCCGTCGTGAGGGCTCCGAATTGACTCTCGAAGATCTCGCTCTCCATGCCGATGTGCATCCTGCGCTGATTTCGCAGTTTATAGAATTCGGACTGATCACTCCTATCAGGCGCAATGAGATCGAGTTACTGTTCGATCCTGCGGCAGCGCCTCGCCTGCGGAAGATTGTTCGGCTTCGGCGCTCTTTAGGAATCAACCTCGCGGGTATCTCGGTGGTCCTTGATCTTCTGGATAAATTGTCCCTTGTTCAGCTTGAGAATGAGGCATTGCGTCGGCGCGGTTGA
- a CDS encoding DnaJ C-terminal domain-containing protein, giving the protein MAVKFRDYYEVLGVAKTATQDEIRKAYRALARKHHPDVNPGDKAAEDKFKEINEAYEVLSDPEKRKRFDQLGQNWKAGSDFTPPPGWEPGAGGYGGFGSAGGQRASGDFSDFFESLFGGRRSARAGSGFRMRGSDVDAEITLSLEEAHRGTKRTISFESTETCPTCGGSGKKDGKACPTCGGAGVVLRPKSLEVTIPAGVRQDSVIRLAGQGEAGGNGAPAGDLFLHIRIQPHKRFQVIGDKDVEIELPVSPWEAALGATINVPTMDGSVEMKIPPETQGGKKLRLRGLGLSERNGARGDQYVRLKILNPTDLSAKQKELFEQLATESHFNPRDSQF; this is encoded by the coding sequence ATGGCCGTCAAATTCAGAGACTACTATGAAGTTCTCGGCGTAGCGAAAACTGCGACGCAGGATGAAATTCGTAAAGCGTACCGTGCGCTCGCGCGAAAGCATCATCCAGATGTGAACCCTGGCGATAAAGCTGCCGAGGACAAATTTAAAGAGATCAATGAAGCCTATGAGGTTTTGTCAGACCCGGAGAAGCGCAAACGATTTGATCAACTGGGGCAGAACTGGAAGGCGGGCTCTGATTTCACACCGCCGCCCGGCTGGGAGCCAGGAGCAGGAGGCTACGGTGGCTTTGGTTCCGCTGGCGGTCAGAGGGCTTCGGGTGATTTTAGTGACTTCTTTGAGAGTCTTTTTGGCGGCCGACGGAGCGCCCGGGCCGGCAGTGGGTTTCGGATGCGTGGTAGCGATGTCGATGCAGAAATCACGCTAAGCCTCGAAGAAGCACATCGCGGTACAAAGCGGACCATCAGTTTCGAATCGACAGAAACATGCCCGACCTGTGGCGGGAGTGGCAAGAAGGATGGCAAGGCATGTCCCACTTGTGGAGGGGCTGGAGTCGTGCTTCGACCGAAATCTCTCGAAGTCACGATTCCGGCGGGCGTTCGTCAGGATTCTGTCATTCGATTGGCTGGGCAAGGAGAAGCCGGTGGAAATGGCGCGCCTGCCGGCGATCTCTTTCTGCATATACGGATTCAACCTCATAAGCGATTTCAGGTGATTGGAGATAAGGACGTCGAGATAGAATTGCCCGTTTCTCCGTGGGAGGCAGCACTTGGGGCGACCATCAACGTGCCGACCATGGATGGATCGGTAGAGATGAAAATTCCGCCGGAAACACAAGGGGGCAAAAAGCTTCGGTTGCGTGGTCTGGGTTTAAGCGAGAGAAATGGGGCAAGGGGAGATCAGTATGTCAGGCTCAAAATTCTGAACCCCACGGACTTGAGCGCAAAGCAAAAAGAACTCTTTGAACAGCTTGCTACTGAGTCTCATTTCAATCCTCGCGACTCGCAATTCTAG